Proteins co-encoded in one Christiangramia fulva genomic window:
- a CDS encoding MFS transporter encodes MSKKRDYKVVILILITFFVISFLTNILGALNPSATISFDLSETMAGFLPFSFFIAYGIMSIPAGFLLEKFGEKVMMISGFVLGLAGSILFVIFPFFKVFILSLFIIGAGMAILQVVINPLLRVAGGEENYAFNSVLAQLFFGAASFISPFVYSWLLLNTGDTSIKDLPFMEVLISSDKIWIIMYWLFAVISFVMIFIVYLIPIPNVSLKEEEKVGSIKVLKDMITNRTVILYFLAIFAYVGTEQGISYWMSKFLSIYHDFDFRTTGAVAVGRFWGLMTIGGIFGLFLLRLLDSKLVLKIFTFLAILSLALALFAPAIISLYSFQACGFFLSVMYPIIISLGLNSIKEHHGSAAGIFMSGIMGGAVVQIAIGILGDAFSLKAGMLLIFLTLAYILSIGFWAKPLIRNKTITNN; translated from the coding sequence ATGTCCAAAAAGCGCGATTACAAAGTGGTTATACTTATCCTAATCACTTTTTTTGTTATCTCTTTTCTAACCAATATCCTCGGAGCATTAAATCCCAGTGCCACAATTAGTTTTGATTTAAGTGAAACCATGGCCGGTTTTTTGCCATTTTCCTTTTTTATAGCCTATGGTATCATGTCTATTCCCGCAGGTTTCTTACTTGAAAAATTTGGAGAAAAAGTAATGATGATTTCGGGATTTGTGCTGGGTCTGGCCGGTTCAATACTCTTTGTGATTTTTCCTTTTTTTAAAGTTTTTATTTTGAGCCTTTTTATTATTGGAGCAGGAATGGCCATTTTACAGGTGGTTATAAATCCGTTATTGAGGGTTGCTGGAGGAGAAGAGAATTATGCGTTCAATTCAGTTTTAGCACAATTATTTTTTGGTGCTGCTTCCTTTATCAGTCCATTTGTTTATTCATGGCTTCTGCTAAACACCGGTGATACTTCCATTAAAGATCTACCTTTTATGGAGGTTTTAATTTCTTCAGATAAAATTTGGATCATCATGTACTGGTTATTTGCAGTGATTTCTTTCGTCATGATTTTCATTGTTTATCTTATCCCTATACCAAATGTTAGTTTAAAGGAAGAGGAGAAAGTTGGAAGCATAAAGGTTCTTAAAGATATGATTACCAATAGAACAGTAATTCTTTATTTCCTGGCTATTTTTGCCTATGTGGGAACTGAACAGGGGATCTCTTACTGGATGTCTAAATTCCTTTCCATTTATCACGATTTCGATTTTAGAACCACTGGTGCCGTTGCTGTAGGCCGGTTTTGGGGCTTAATGACCATTGGAGGAATATTTGGTTTATTTTTGTTAAGACTTCTTGACAGCAAATTAGTACTTAAAATTTTTACGTTTCTAGCCATTTTAAGTCTTGCGCTCGCACTTTTCGCACCGGCTATCATATCTCTATATTCCTTTCAGGCCTGCGGATTTTTCCTTTCCGTTATGTATCCTATAATTATTTCTTTAGGATTGAATTCTATTAAAGAACATCACGGCTCTGCTGCCGGAATTTTCATGTCGGGAATAATGGGTGGTGCAGTCGTGCAAATAGCAATAGGAATATTAGGGGATGCTTTTTCTTTAAAAGCAGGAATGCTTTTAATTTTTCTTACGCTGGCCTATATTTTGAGCATTGGTTTTTGGGCTAAGCCACTTATTCGAAATAAAACAATTACAAATAATTAA
- a CDS encoding FAD:protein FMN transferase gives MKRSLCILFLFFGLYGHAQEIYKKTLKLMGSRFEITVTASDQSKAEEYIGLAVNEITRIEKLISSWDPSTQTSQINRNAGIKPVKVSPELYNLIDRALKISEITDGAFDISYASMDKIWKFDGSMTKMPSEDEIKESVSKVGYQNIILNPADTSVFLKKQGMKIGFGAIGKGYAADQAKKLLMKEGVEAGIINASGDMNTWGTKPNGEAWKIAITNPMNKEHAFALLPIENRAVVTSGDYEKFVNFNGIRYSHIINPKTGYPATGIISSTVFAPKAELADALATSVFVMGIDAGIDRINQLPGVECIIVDEEGKVHTSNNIKLEAL, from the coding sequence TTGAAGCGATCACTGTGCATCCTATTTCTCTTTTTCGGTCTTTACGGCCATGCGCAGGAAATTTATAAGAAGACATTAAAACTGATGGGAAGCCGTTTCGAAATTACCGTTACGGCTTCTGATCAGTCTAAAGCTGAAGAGTATATAGGGCTCGCGGTAAACGAAATTACCCGAATAGAAAAACTTATCTCCAGCTGGGATCCTTCCACTCAAACTTCCCAAATCAACAGGAATGCCGGAATAAAACCGGTGAAAGTTTCTCCTGAACTTTACAATTTGATCGATCGCGCTCTTAAAATTTCAGAAATTACTGATGGTGCTTTCGATATAAGTTATGCCTCCATGGATAAAATCTGGAAATTTGACGGAAGCATGACGAAGATGCCTTCAGAAGATGAAATAAAAGAATCGGTTTCTAAAGTCGGTTATCAAAATATTATTCTGAATCCTGCAGATACCTCTGTGTTTCTAAAAAAGCAAGGGATGAAAATTGGTTTTGGCGCAATTGGCAAAGGTTATGCCGCCGATCAGGCTAAAAAGCTTCTGATGAAGGAAGGAGTTGAAGCTGGAATTATAAACGCTTCAGGAGATATGAACACCTGGGGCACCAAACCAAACGGTGAAGCCTGGAAAATTGCGATTACCAACCCGATGAACAAAGAGCATGCCTTTGCTCTCTTGCCTATTGAAAACCGGGCGGTGGTAACTTCAGGCGACTATGAAAAATTTGTGAATTTCAATGGCATAAGGTATTCTCATATTATAAACCCAAAAACCGGATATCCCGCAACTGGAATTATAAGTTCTACTGTTTTCGCTCCCAAAGCCGAACTGGCCGATGCGCTTGCTACCTCGGTATTCGTAATGGGAATCGATGCCGGCATTGACCGTATAAATCAACTTCCCGGAGTAGAATGTATTATCGTAGATGAAGAGGGAAAAGTCCATACTTCTAATAATATTAAACTCGAAGCTTTATGA
- a CDS encoding DUF4266 domain-containing protein, with product MKMRFAALLILLLSFSSCTAVKEYQKVYINDPNMVLGTKKIERFDVNFHAYREAAAGANGGKTGGGCGCN from the coding sequence ATGAAAATGAGATTCGCTGCATTATTAATTCTGCTACTATCTTTTAGTTCGTGCACAGCAGTCAAAGAATATCAAAAGGTTTACATCAATGATCCCAATATGGTACTGGGAACGAAAAAAATTGAGAGATTTGATGTTAATTTCCACGCGTACCGTGAAGCAGCTGCGGGTGCAAATGGGGGGAAAACAGGCGGTGGCTGCGGCTGTAATTAA
- a CDS encoding thioredoxin family protein, with the protein MKKIILSLFFGIFFISANAQTWHTNFKEAKEIASKKHEPIVLVFQGSDWCAPCIKLDKQVWSTGEFKKYAKDHYVMLQADFPKKKDHQLPQEQMEQNEKLAEKYNPHGYFPLVVVMDENGKVLGQTGYKNVSVDEFIDILDSFKS; encoded by the coding sequence ATGAAAAAGATAATTTTAAGCCTTTTCTTCGGAATATTCTTCATTTCGGCTAACGCGCAAACCTGGCATACCAACTTCAAAGAAGCTAAAGAGATCGCCTCAAAAAAGCATGAACCTATTGTTTTGGTCTTTCAGGGTTCAGACTGGTGCGCACCATGTATCAAACTGGATAAGCAGGTTTGGAGCACCGGTGAATTTAAAAAGTACGCCAAAGACCATTATGTAATGCTCCAGGCCGATTTTCCAAAGAAAAAAGATCACCAGCTTCCCCAGGAACAGATGGAACAAAATGAAAAATTAGCTGAAAAATATAATCCACATGGCTATTTCCCGTTAGTGGTGGTGATGGATGAAAATGGAAAGGTTCTTGGCCAGACGGGCTACAAGAATGTTTCAGTTGATGAATTTATTGACATCCTAGATTCTTTTAAAAGCTAA
- a CDS encoding DUF3570 domain-containing protein — protein sequence MESKKLILFFCVFSLSFFGFSQDTIPSFKKRVLEATEVDFLASYYAQDGNNAAVSGGIGTEKLTEGAPTVVVSIPVNADDVLSIDAGISAYTSASSSNINPFDGAKADPFDASSGASYSDTWFGATGTYSHSSDDRNTIWTGKVSVSNEFDYSSFGIGGSFTKLFNERNTEISLHGNVYIDTWKLIYPYELRPFTGNGRGFNDFLFQVYNITGDGSYNPDFKELNSKGRNSYSLGLNFSQILSEKLQGSLMTDLVLQNGLLSTPFQRVYFSDRNDYYIENFQLADDIEHLPSSRFKVALGGRLNYYLSELLIFRTYYRYYSDDWGIKSHTASIEIPLKISDKFTIYPAYRYYSQTAADYFAPYEEHTSNEKYYTSDYDLSAFNANQFGFGINYTDILTSFHLGNFGLKSVDLKYDHYKRNTGLTANIISGGLNFVTQ from the coding sequence ATGGAAAGTAAAAAGCTTATTTTGTTTTTTTGCGTGTTTTCACTCAGTTTTTTTGGATTTTCCCAGGATACCATTCCTTCTTTTAAGAAAAGGGTTTTAGAAGCCACCGAAGTAGATTTCCTCGCGAGTTATTATGCACAGGATGGGAATAATGCTGCAGTGAGCGGCGGAATAGGAACTGAAAAACTCACGGAAGGAGCTCCTACTGTGGTGGTTTCCATTCCTGTGAATGCAGATGATGTACTTTCTATTGATGCAGGCATATCGGCATATACTTCTGCTTCTTCCAGTAACATAAATCCTTTTGATGGAGCAAAGGCCGATCCTTTCGATGCGTCTTCAGGTGCTTCCTATAGTGATACCTGGTTTGGCGCAACAGGTACCTACAGCCACAGCAGTGATGATAGAAATACTATCTGGACAGGAAAAGTTTCCGTCTCCAACGAATTTGATTATTCTTCTTTTGGCATTGGCGGGAGTTTCACCAAACTTTTCAATGAAAGGAATACAGAAATAAGCCTGCACGGAAATGTTTATATAGATACCTGGAAATTGATCTATCCGTATGAATTACGGCCTTTCACGGGAAATGGCCGGGGATTCAATGATTTTCTTTTCCAGGTTTATAATATCACTGGCGATGGCAGTTACAATCCCGATTTCAAAGAATTAAACTCTAAAGGAAGAAATTCATATTCTCTGGGGTTGAATTTTTCACAAATTCTTTCAGAAAAACTACAGGGATCGCTCATGACAGACCTGGTGCTGCAAAATGGGCTTTTATCCACGCCATTCCAAAGAGTATATTTTAGTGATAGGAATGATTATTATATAGAAAACTTTCAGCTGGCCGATGATATTGAACATCTTCCATCTTCCAGATTTAAAGTTGCCCTTGGCGGAAGGCTGAATTATTATTTAAGCGAATTACTGATCTTCAGAACTTATTATCGATATTATAGTGATGATTGGGGAATAAAATCCCACACCGCAAGCATTGAAATACCCTTAAAAATAAGTGATAAATTCACTATTTATCCGGCCTACAGATACTATTCCCAAACCGCTGCCGACTATTTTGCTCCTTACGAAGAGCATACTTCAAATGAAAAATATTATACCTCAGATTATGACCTTTCGGCATTTAACGCCAATCAATTTGGCTTCGGAATCAACTATACCGATATACTTACCAGTTTCCATTTAGGAAATTTTGGGCTGAAAAGCGTGGATTTAAAGTATGACCATTATAAAAGGAATACCGGCCTTACCGCAAATATTATCTCCGGAGGATTGAATTTTGTGACTCAATAG